In one Arachis duranensis cultivar V14167 chromosome 9, aradu.V14167.gnm2.J7QH, whole genome shotgun sequence genomic region, the following are encoded:
- the LOC107467728 gene encoding photosynthetic NDH subunit of lumenal location 1, chloroplastic, with translation MAVSSCSFTLVSPFLSHKSNDLPRNAATTPSSSAMDTTTSTVESKKQPIQKRRPLLLGIGALVANLQPSKLLLAEEVVPDKYRAFVDYIDGYSYVYPSDWKEFDFRAHDSAFKDRYLQLQNVRVRFIPTEKKDIRDMGPLEEVVSFLVKHRYAAPNQRPTIYDMQEKTVDGKHYYSFEYVLTSPNYSSASFATIAIGNGRYYTLIVGANERRWKRYRDQLKVVADSFRLLDI, from the exons atggcagTCTCCTCCTGCTCTTTCACCTTGGTTTCTCCCTTTTTGTCCCACAAG TCAAATGATCTCCCTCGAAATGCAGCAACTACACCTTCCAGCAGTGCAATGGACACAACAACCTCCACTGTAGAAAGTAAGAAACAGCCTATTCAGAAAAGAAGACCGTTACTGTTAGGTATTGGAGCATTGGTAGCAAATTTACAACCATCAAAATTGCTCCTTGCTGAAG AAGTAGTGCCAGACAAATATCGTGCTTTTGTGGACTATATAGATGGGTATTCTTACGTATATCCTTCAGATTGGAAG GAATTTGACTTCAGGGCTCATGATTCTGCATTCAAAGACAGATATCTACAGTTGCAAAATGTGAGGGTGAGGTTCATACCAACTGAGAAGAAAGATATAAGAGATATGGGTCCATTGGAAGAG GTCGTATCATTTTTGGTCAAACATAGATATGCAGCACCAAATCAAAGACCAACAATATATGACATGCAGGAG AAAACGGTGGATGGAAAACATTACTATTCATTTGAATATGTGCTTACTTCTCCAAATTACTCAAGTGCCTCATTTGCAACAATTGCTATAGGAAACG GAAGGTACTACACGTTAATTGTGGGAGCCAATGAGAGGCGATGGAAAAGATATCGAGATCAGCTCAAAGTGGTGGCGGACTCCTTTCGTCTTCTTGACATCTGA
- the LOC107467670 gene encoding LOW QUALITY PROTEIN: ABC transporter B family member 20-like (The sequence of the model RefSeq protein was modified relative to this genomic sequence to represent the inferred CDS: deleted 1 base in 1 codon), translating into MVSRGLFGWSPPHIQPLTPVSEVSEPPESPSPYIDPGAETSASQQVEVEEEIEEPEEVEPPPAAVPFSRLFACADRFDWFLMILGSLAAAAHGTALVVYLHFFAKIIHVRQQDDQFHRFKELALTIVYIAGGVFAAGWIEVSCWILTGERQTAVIRSKYVQVLLNQDMSFFDTYGNNGDIVSQVLSDVLLIQSALSEKVGNYIHNMATFFSGLVIGFINCWQIALITLATGPFIVAAGGISNIFLHRLAENIQDAYAEAASIAEQAISYIRTLYAFTNETLAKYSYATSLQATLRYGILISLVQGLGLGFTYGLAICSCALQLWVGRFLVVHRKAHGGEIITALFAVILSGLGLNQAATNFYSFDQGRIAAYRLFEMISRSSSSFNHDGSAPASVQGNIEFRNVYFSYLSRPEIPILSGFYLTVPAKKAVALVGRNGSGKSSIIPLMERFYDPTLGEVLLDGENIKNLKLEWLRKQIGLVTQEPALLSLSIRDNIAYGRDATMDQIVEAAKIAHAHAFISSLDKGYDTQVGRAGIALTEEQKIKLSVARAVLLNPSILLLDEVTGGLDFEAERSVQEALDLLMLGRSTIIIARRLSLIRNADYIAVMEEGQLVEMGTHDELLSRDGLYAELLRCEEATKLPKRMPIRNYKDAGVFQIEKDSSESLREPSSPKMNKSPSLQRIAGVFRPSDGFFNSQDSPKARSPPPEMMLENGADKEPSIKRQDSFEMRLPELPKIDVQSVNRQASNGSDPESPISPLLTSDPKNERSHSQTFSRPESHSDDMSVKMDLTKDARHRGQPSLWRLAELSLAEWLYAVLGSTGAAIFGSFNPLLAYVIGMVVTAYYRIDEANHLQGEVNKWCLVIACMGVVTVIANFLQHFYFGIMGEKMTERVRRMMFSAMLRNETGWFDEEENSADNLSMRLANDATFVRAAFSNRLSIFVQDSAAVIVAFLIGVLLQWRLALVALATLPVLCISAFAQKLWLAGFSRGIQEMHRKASLVLEDAVRNIYTVVAFCAGNKVMELYRLQLNKIFMKSFLHGVAIGFGFGFSQFLLFACNALLLWYTATCINNGYVHPPTALKVYMVFSFATFALVEPFGLAPYILKRRKSLISVFEIIDRVPNIDPDDSSAVKPPNVYGSIELKNVDFCYPSRPEVLVLSNFSLKVNGGQTIAVVGVSGSGKSTIISLIERFYDPVAGQIFLDGRDLKLYNLRWLRSHLGLVQQKPIIFSNTLRENILIYDRHNASEAEVKEAARIANAHHFISSLPHGYDTHVGMRGVDLTPGQKQRIAIARVILKNAPILLLDEASSSIESESSRVVQEALDTLVMGNKTTILIAHRAAMMRHVDNIVVLNGGRIVESGSHDSLVAKNGLYVRLMQPHFGKALRQHRLI; encoded by the exons ATGGTATCGAGAGGGCTGTTCGGTTGGTCCCCGCCGCACATACAGCCTCTCACTCCGGTGTCTGAGGTTTCGGAGCCGCCGGAGTCGCCGTCTCCGTATATTGATCCCGGTGCCGAGACTTCGGCGTCGCAGCAGGTTGAGGTGGAGGAGGAGATCGAGGAGCCGGAGGAGGTTGAGCCGCCGCCAGCTGCCGTTCCTTTCTCCCGCCTCTTCGCCTGCGCCGATCGTTTTGACTGGTTCCTTATGATCCTTGGCTCCCTCGCCGCCGCAGCTCACGGTACCGCTCTCGTCGTTTACTTGCATTTCTTTGCCAAAATCATCCATGTTCGTCAGCAAGATGACCAGTTTCACAGGTTCAAGGAG CTGGCTTTAACCATTGTTTATATTGCTGGGGGAGTTTTTGCTGCTGGCTGGATTG AGGTTtcatgttggattttgaccGGAGAACGGCAGACTGCTGTTATCAGGTCAAAATATGTTCAAGTATTGCTTAATCAAGATATGAGCTTTTTTGATACTTATGGGAATAATGGAGATATCGTGAGTCAAGTATTGAGTGATGTGCTGCTCATTCAGTCTGCACTTAGTGAAAAG GTTGGGAATTATATTCATAACATGGCTACGTTCTTCAGtggtcttgttattggttttaTCAATTGTTGGCAGATTGCATTGATAACATTAGCTACAGGTCCATTTATCGTTGCGGCAGGAGGAATATCAAATATATTCCTTCATAGGCTTGCTGAGAATATCCAGGATGCATATGCTGAAGCAGCCAGCATTGCTGAACAG GCAATTTCGTATATAAGGACCTTGTATGCATTTACAAATGAAACTCTGGCTAAATATTCATATGCAACATCACTGCAAGCTACTCTTAGATATGGTATATTAATCAGTCTTGTTCAAGGGCTTGGTCTTGGATTTACGTATGGGCTTGCAATATGTTCTTGTGCATTACAACTCTGGGTTGGAAGGTTCTTGGTTGTGCACAGAAAAGCTCATGGTGGTGAAATTATAACAGCTTTGTTTGCTGTGATTCTAAGTGGCTT GGGATTGAATCAAGCGGCAACGAATTTCTACTCATTTGATCAAGGGCGAATAGCTGCTTATAGATTGTTTGAGATGATAAGCCGGTCATCCTCATCTTTTAATCATGATGGCAGTGCCCCTGCTTCAGTGCAAGGGAATATAGAGTTCCGCAATGTTTATTTCAGTTATCTTTCTCGTCCTGAAATCCCTATCTTGAGTGGGTTTTATCTCACTGTTCCTGCTAAGAAAGCTGTGGCACTTGTTGGCAGAAATGGCTCTGGCAAAAGTAGTATTATTCCACTCATGGAGCGATTCTATGATCCTACATTAG GAGAAGTTCTTTTAGATGGTGAAAACATCAAGAATTTGAAACTGGAATGGCTTAGAAAACAAATTGGACTGGTCACCCAGGAACCTGCATTGCTCAGTTTGAGTATAAGAGACAACATTGCTTATGGGAGGGATGCAACCATGGATCAAATTGTAGAGGCTGCTAAAATAGCTCATGCACATGCGTTTATCAGCTCGTTAGATAAAGGTTATGACACTCAG GTTGGGAGGGCTGGTATAGCTTTGACAGAAGAGCAGAAAATAAAACTATCTGTTGCAAGAGCTGTGCTTttgaatccatcgattcttctGCTTGATGAGGTTACTGGTGGACTTGATTTTGAGGCTGAGAGGTCTGTTCAGGAGGCCCTTGATCTACTTATGTTGGGACGctcaacaataataattgctCGAAGGCTTAGTCTCATACGTAATGCTGATTATATAGCTGTTATGGAGGAAGGTCAACTTGTTGAAATGGGTACTCATGATGAGTTATTAAGCCGGGATGGCTTATATGCAGAGCTTCTTCGCTGTGAAGAGGCCACAAAACTTCCCAAAAG GATGCCTATTCGGAACTACAAGGATGCTGGAGTTTTCCAAATTGAGAAAGATTCTTCAGAAAGTTTGAGAGAACCATCATCCCCCAAAATGAATAAATCACCCTCTCTTCAAAGAATTGCTGGAGTATTTCGGCCTTCGGATGGCTTCTTTAACTCACAAGATTCACCAAAAGCACGGAGCCCACCACCTGAGATGATGCTAGAAAATGGTGCAGATAAGGAGCCATCGATAAAAAGGCAGGACAGTTTTGAAATGAGACTGCCAGAGCTGCCCAAGATTGATGTCCAGTCTGTGAATCGACAAGCATCAAATGGTTCCGACCCGGAATCCCCTATTTCACCTCTATTAACGTCTGATCCTAAAAATGAACGCTCTCATTCGCAGACTTTTAGTAGGCCAGAGAGTCATTCTGATGATATGTCAGTGAAAATGGATCTAACAAAGGATGCACGACATCGGGGGCAACCCTCACTTTGGAGGCTCGCTGAGCTTAGTTTGGCTGAGTGGCTTTATGCTGTGTTAGGAAGCACGGGTGCTGCTATCTTTGGTTCTTTCAACCCACTTCTTGCTTATGTTATTGGCATGGTGGTGACGGCTTACTATAGAATTGATGAGGCAAATCACTTGCAGGGGGAAGTAAACAAGTGGTGCTTGGTCATTGCTTGCATGGGCGTCGTGACAGTTATTGCCAACTTTTTGCAGCATTTCTACTTTGGCATTATGGGGGAGAAAATGACAGAAAGAGTCAGGAGAATGATGTTTTCGG CCATGCTACGCAATGAAACTGGATGGTTCGATGAAGAGGAAAACAGTGCTGACAATTTATCCATGCGCTTGGCGAATGATGCTACATTTGTTCGAGCAGCTTTTAGCAATCGACTTTCAATATTCGTACAGGACAGTGCTGCAGTTATTGTTGCTTTTCTCATTGGTGTTTTGCTCCAATGGCGATTAGCACTTGTGGCTTTAGCAACACTTCCAGTTCTTTGTATCTCTGCATTTGCACAG AAACTGTGGCTTGCTGGCTTTTCAAGAGGTATACAGGAAATGCACAGAAAGGCTTCTTTGGTTCTTGAAGATGCTGTTAGAAATATTTACACAGTTGTTGCATTTTGTGCTGGTAACAAGGTTATGGAGCTCTACAGGCTGCAGTTAAATAAGATATTTATGAAGAGCTTTCTTCATGGAGTGGCCATCGGTTTTGGATTTGGTTTTTCGCAGTTTCTACTCTTCGCATGCAATGCCCTTCTACTTTGGTACACAGCAACATGTATAAATAATGGATATGTGCATCCACCAACTGCACTCAAGGTGTACATGGTTTTCTCGTTTGCTACATTTGCACTTGTGGAGCCTTTTGGCTTGGCTCCTTACATACTTAAACGACGCAAATCTCTCATATCGGTGTTTGAAATTATAGACCGCGTACCTAACATTGATCCTGATGATAGCTCTGCAGTGAAGCCTCCCAATGTATATGGAAGCATTGAATTGAAAAATGTTGATTTCTGTTACCCTTCTCGGCCAGAAGTGTTGGTCTTGAGCAATTTCAGTTTGAAAGTCAATGGGGGACAAACAATTGCTGTTGTGGGAGTTTCTGGGTCTGGAAAGAGCACTATAATATCTTTGATAGAAAGATTTTATGATCCAGTTGCTGGGCAAATTTTTCTAGACGGGAGGGATTTAAAGCTATATAATTTGAGATGGTTGAGGAGCCACCTTGGTCTGGTTCAACAGAAACCTATTATTTTCTCAAACACCTTAAGGGAGAATATCCTA ATATATGACAGGCACAATGCCAGTGAAGCTGAGGTGAAAGAGGCCGCAAGAATAGCAAATGCTCATCATTTCATTAGCAGTTTGCCTCATGGTTACGACACACATGTTGGGATGAGAGGTGTTGACTTAACTCCAGGACAGAAACAGAGAATTGCAATTGCTCgggtaattttgaaaaatgcacCTATCTTATTGTTGGATGAAGCCAGTTCATCTATTGAATCTGAGTCAAGCCGAGTGGTGCAAGAGGCTCTGGACACACTAGTCATGGGGAACAAGACCACTATTTTAATAGCGCACAGGGCTGCAATGATGAGACATGTAGATAACATTGTAGTCCTTAATGGAGGAAGGATAGTGGAGTCGGGAAGCCACGATTCACTGGTTGCAAAGAATGGCCTGTATGTCCGATTGATGCAACCTCATTTTGGCAAGGCATTGCGTCAGCATCGGCTCATTTAG